In Hyphomicrobium denitrificans 1NES1, the genomic stretch GACGGCAAGATCTTCCTGCACCAGGCCGATACGTCTCTCGTCGCTCTCGACGCGAAGACCGGCAAGGAGCTGTGGAAGGTCGTCGACGGCGACCCGAAGAAGGGCGAAACCGGTACGGGTGCCCCGATCGTCGTTAAGGACAAGGTCATCATCGGCATCTCGGGCGCCGAGTTCGGCGTTCGCTGCCATCTGACCGCTTACGACATCAACAGCGGCAAGAAGGTTTGGCGCGCCTACTCGATGGGCCCGGATTCGGACATTCTCGTCGACCCCGAGAAGACCACGATGCTCGGCAAGCCGGTTGGCAAGAACTCTTCTCTGAAGACCTGGAACGGCGATCAGTGGAAGATCGGTGGCGGTTCGACATGGGGCTACATGGCCTATGATCCGGACCTCAACCTCGTCTATTACGGAACGGGCAACCCGTCGACCTGGAACCCTGCTCAGCGCGCGGGACCGGATGGCAAGCCGATCGATCAGCTCTACTCGATGACGATGTTCGCTCGCGACGCCGACACCGGTGTTGCGAAGTGGGCTTACCAGATGACGCCGTTCGACGAGTGGGACTATGACGGCATCAACGAGCCGATCCTTGCCGAACTCGACTTCAACGGCACGAAGCGCGCGACAGCAACGCACTTCGACCGTAACGGCTTCGGTTACACCTGGGATCGCGCTACGGGCGAGCTTCTCGTCGCTGAGAAGTATGACCCGGCCGTGAACTGGGCAAGCGGCGTCGATATGGACAAGTCCAGCAAGACCTATGGCCGCCCGATCCGTAACCCGAAGATGTCGACATTCGACAACGGTAAGGGTACCGACGTGAACCACAAGGGCATCTGCCCTGCGGCTCTCGGCTCGAAGGACCAGCAGCCGGCTTCGTACTCGAAGCTGACCGGCTTGTTCTATGTCCCGACGAACCACGTGTGCATGGACTACGAACCCTTCAAGGTTTCGTACACGGCTGGTCAGCCTTACGTTGGCGCCACGCTCTCCATGTATCCGGCTCCGGACAGCCATGGCGGTATGGGCAACTTCATCGCCTGGGATGGCGTGAAGGGCAAGATCGTCTGGTCGAAGCCTGAGCAGTTCTCGGTCTGGTCAGGTGCTCTGACGACAGCTGGCGGCGTTGCCTTCTACGGCACGCTCGAAGGCTACTTCAAAGCCGTCGACCAGAAGGATGGCAAGGAGCTCTTCAAGTTCAAGACGCCGTCGGGCATCATCGGCAACGCTATGACTTACTCGCATGGCGGTAAGCAGTACGTTGCGATCTTCTCGGGCGTTGGTGGTTGGGCCGGTATCGGTCTTGCTGCTGGCTTGACGAACCCGACAGATGGTCTGGGTGCTGTTGGCGGCTACGCTGGCCTG encodes the following:
- a CDS encoding methanol/ethanol family PQQ-dependent dehydrogenase — encoded protein: MRKSAFACGLLATVAFSGAAWANESVIKASSDPNNWAIQSGDYAGTRYSTLDQITTENVGQLKVAWTFSTGVLRGHEGGPLVVGDTMWLHSAFPNVVFALNLADEQKIIWKYEPKQDPSVIPVMCCDTVNRGVQYADGKIFLHQADTSLVALDAKTGKELWKVVDGDPKKGETGTGAPIVVKDKVIIGISGAEFGVRCHLTAYDINSGKKVWRAYSMGPDSDILVDPEKTTMLGKPVGKNSSLKTWNGDQWKIGGGSTWGYMAYDPDLNLVYYGTGNPSTWNPAQRAGPDGKPIDQLYSMTMFARDADTGVAKWAYQMTPFDEWDYDGINEPILAELDFNGTKRATATHFDRNGFGYTWDRATGELLVAEKYDPAVNWASGVDMDKSSKTYGRPIRNPKMSTFDNGKGTDVNHKGICPAALGSKDQQPASYSKLTGLFYVPTNHVCMDYEPFKVSYTAGQPYVGATLSMYPAPDSHGGMGNFIAWDGVKGKIVWSKPEQFSVWSGALTTAGGVAFYGTLEGYFKAVDQKDGKELFKFKTPSGIIGNAMTYSHGGKQYVAIFSGVGGWAGIGLAAGLTNPTDGLGAVGGYAGLKQYTNLGGSLTVFSLP